In the genome of Populus alba chromosome 11, ASM523922v2, whole genome shotgun sequence, one region contains:
- the LOC118031913 gene encoding cysteine-rich receptor-like protein kinase 10, producing the protein MACLAGKENTASRTVIFTIVPTAIFLALVILILTIFCFRKPKQEVKNFDEISITKCWEFKFATIKLATNDFSDDNKLGQGGFGAVYKGILADGQAIAVKRLSSNSGQGEVEFKNEVRLLAKLAHRNLVRLLGFCLEGTEKLLIYEFVPNSSLDQYIHGNTEFHIIL; encoded by the exons ATGGCGTGCTTGGCAGGGAAGGAGAATACTGCTTCTCGGACAGTTATTTTTACCATCGTCCCTACAGCTATCTTCTTGGCACTTGTTATCCTTATTCTCACCATTTTCTGTTTTAGGAAGCCAAAGCAAGAGGTCAAAA ATTTCGATGAAATTAGTATCACAAAATGCTGGGAATTCAAATTCGCCACCATCAAACTTGCAACAAACGACTTCTCTGATGATAATAAGCTTGGACAAGGTGGTTTTGGTGCTGTTTACAAG GGTATACTTGCAGACGGACAAGCTATAGCTGTAAAGAGATTATCAAGTAATTCCGGGCAAGGAGAAGTTGAGTTTAAGAATGAGGTACGGCTACTAGCCAAACTTGCTCACCGGAATCTTGTTAGGTTACTGGGGTTCTGCTTGGAAGGAACAGAAAAGCTTCTAATCTACGAGTTTGTGCCTAATTCAAGTCTCGATCAATATATACATGGTAATACTGAATTCCATATTatcttataa
- the LOC140956153 gene encoding cysteine-rich receptor-like protein kinase 8 produces MNAKISDFGMAKLMKTDQTHDATSRIAGTFGYIAPEYAWQGQFSDKSDVFSFGVLVLEIVSGQKPSFHNGDDIENLTSHAWRRWREGTALDLIDPILRNGSTVEVMRCIHIGLLCVQENVADRPTMASVVLMLSNTSVTLQIPFEPALFISSRTYQPDSSLSYTSTMTQSQLKAIPLSKNEISITELDPR; encoded by the exons ATGAAtgctaaaatttcagattttggaATGGCAAAGTTAATGAAAACTGATCAAACTCATGATGCTACATCGAGGATCGCTGGAACCTT TGGCTATATTGCTCCAGAGTATGCATGGCAAGGACAGTTCTCGGACAAGTCAGATGTGTTTAGTTTTGGAGTGCTTGTCTTAGAGATTGTGAGCGGTCAAAAACCTAGTTTCCACAATGGAGATGACATAGAGAACCTTACGAGCCAT GCATGGAGACGTTGGAGGGAAGGGACTGCTTTAGATCTTATAGATCCCATTTTGAGGAACGGCTCAACAGTTGAAGTGATGAGATGCATCCACATTGGGTTACTCTGCGTTCAAGAAAATGTAGCTGACAGGCCGACAATGGCTTCAGTTGTTCTGATGCTAAGCAACACTTCTGTTACTTTACAAATACCTTTTGAACCAGCACTTTTTATTAGCAGCAGAACATATCAACCGGATTCTTCATTGAGCTATACTTCAACGATGACGCAATCCCAGCTTAAGGCTATCCCACTATCGAAGAATGAGATTTCAATTACTGAGTTAGATCCTCGATAA
- the LOC140956154 gene encoding putative cysteine-rich receptor-like protein kinase 30, translated as MGSKTIVSLLFHVIIVSITLTGAEVCYNTGNFTVNSTYAKNRDLVLRSLAANVTANGGFYNTTIGLGNDTVYGLVFCMASASAEICSSCVNSAIQTLMAACPNQKEAISWGGNPVPCIVRYANRYFFGSLELSPPQAGYNTGILDPSFRKFDQIWSGLGDTVIRASTSSSRLKPEAETADLTSTQKIYVFMQCTPDVSPSNCRECLQKCVNDYKGCCYGYQGGYARNPNCFFRWDLYPYYNLFPQVTSPSPSSSSPPSPPFVISSPPPTNPTIRIGRLPSFSILKSFHLFHGFQFHLL; from the coding sequence ATGGGCTCTAAAACTATCGtctctcttcttttccatgTTATTATCGTAAGCATCACTCTTACCGGTGCTGAAGTCTGTTATAACACAGGAAACTTTACAGTTAATAGCACCTATGCAAAAAACCGAGACCTTGTTCTCCGTTCACTAGCTGCCAATGTCACAGCCAATGGGGGTTTCTATAATACTACAATAGGTTTAGGCAACGACACAGTTTATGGTCTTGTGTTCTGTATGGCTTCCGCATCAGCTGAAATTTGTTCCAGCTGCGTCAATTCTGCTATTCAAACTCTCATGGCAGCATGTCCAAACCAAAAAGAAGCAATTTCATGGGGAGGGAATCCAGTTCCATGTATTGTACGTTATGCGAATCGTTATTTTTTTGGATCACTTGAGCTATCTCCTCCTCAAGCTGGATATAATACGGGTATCCTTGACCCATCTTTTAGAAAGTTTGATCAAATTTGGAGTGGTTTGGGGGATACAGTAATAAGAGCTTCCACGAGCTCATCCAGGCTTAAGCCAGAAGCTGAGACAGCAGACCTAACATCCActcaaaaaatttatgtatttatgcAGTGCACTCCTGATGTATCACCGAGTAATTGCAGAGAATGCCTACAAAAATGCGTAAATGACTATAAAGGTTGTTGCTACGGGTATCAAGGAGGTTATGCCCGGAATCCAAACTGTTTTTTTCGGTGGGATTTGTATCCCTACTACAACTTATTTCCTCAAGTaacatctccatctccatcttcatcttctccaCCATCTCCTCCATTTGTTATTAGTTCTCCTCCACCAACCAATCCCACAATCAGGATAGGTAGGCTACCTTCTTTTTCTATACTGAAATCATTTCACTTGTTTCACGGTTTCCAGTTTCATCTTCTGTAA